The Lutibacter profundi region TGAACGAGATAAAATTGAAGAAATTATAGACACCAGAACTTCTGATGCCATTGCATTGGCAACTCGTTTTAATGCTCCAATTTTTACCTATGAAAATATATTAGACCAAGCTGGTATTTATTTAAAAATGAAAGATGACTTAGCTACTGAAAATAGCCCATTAAGTATTGAAAATTTAATAGATGATGAACCTGCAAAAGAAAGTTCATTTTCAAAAGATACTTTAAAGCAATTAAATAAAAAACTAAATGAAGCTATTGAACAAGAAAATTACGAATTAGCTGCAAAAATTAGAGATGAAATAAATAAAAGAACTTAAAATATGAATATAAAATTACGCTTAACCATTTTAAATTTTTTAGAATTATTTGTTTTTGGAGCTTGGCTTATATCATTGGGTGGCTATTTAGGAGGGCAACTTCATTTTGAAGGAATACAAATTGGTAAAATATTTACAACGTTAGGTATAGCCTCACTAGTAATGCCGGGAATTGTAGGTATTATTGCAGATAAATATCTCAATGCCCAAAAACTATTAGGAATATTACATATTATTGGCGCAGGATTTATGTTTTTCTTAGCACAAACAAAAGATTTTGATACTTTCTTTTGGATGATGTTAGGCTACTTAACTGTATATATGCCAACACTTGGCTTAGTTAACACTGTTTCTTACAGTATTTTAACCTCAAACAAACTTGATATCATAAAAGTATTTCCTAAAATCCGTGTTTGGGGAACAATTGGATTTATAGTTGCAGAAGTAGCTGTTGGAACCCTTGGTTGGGCACAAAACAATATGCAATTTTATTTTGCAATGGGAATTTCACTTTTAATGGGAATATATGCATTTACCATTCCTAATGTACCTTTATCAAAATCTGAAAACAAGTCTTTAATACAACGTTTGGGATTGGATGCTTTTGTGTTATTTAAAGAGTACAAAATGGCTGTATTCTTTATATTTGCGACTTTACTAGGAGTTGTTTTGCAAATTTCAAATGCTTGGGCATCTGAATTTTTAAGAAGTTTTACTGCTGATTATCCCAATTCGTTTGCCGTAACAAATTCTAATACTATAATTGCCCTATCTCAAGTTTCTGAAACATTGTTTATTTTAACAATTCCTTTTTTCTTAAAAAGGTTTGGCATTAAAACTGTAATGATTATGAGTATGCTTGCATGGTTTTTACGTTTTGGATTATTTGGTGTGGCAGCACCAGAAGGTATAGGTTTAGGATATCTAATTATGTCTATGGTAGTTTATGGAGCTGCGTTTGATTTCTTCAATATATCGGGTTCTTTATTTATAGAAACTGAAACAGACAGTAAATATAGAGGAAGTGCTCAAGGTTTATTTGTGCTGTTAACCAACGGTGTTGGAGCTGTTTTAGGTGGTATGGGTAGTGGTTTTGTAGTACAACATTTCACTACAGAAACAGGCAGAGATTGGCTAAGTATTTGGCTCGTATTTGCAGCTTATGCATTAATTTTAGCCATTGTATTTCGTCTTATTTTTAAATACAAACACAACCCTGAAGTTATTAAAGAAATTAAGCACTAAGTGTAAAATAAATTTCGTTTTAAGAAGTTAGTTTAATATGAAACAATATTTAGATTTAATAAAGCACGTTAGAGATAACGGAATTATTAAAGAAGATAGAACCGGAACCGGAACAAAAAGTGTTTTTGGATACCAAATGCGTTTTGATTTAAGCAAAGGATTTCCAATGCTAACAACAAAAAAATTACATTTAAAATCTATTATTTATGAATTATTATGGTTTCTTAAAGGAGACACGAATATAAAATATCTAAATGAAAATGGTGTGAAAATTTGGGATGCTTGGGCCGATGAAAATGGCGATTTAGGGCCTGTTTATGGACATCAATGGCGCAATTGGAACAGTGAGGGAATAGATCAAATTAAAGAAGTAATTGAAACAATTAAAACAAACCCTGATAGTAGAAGAATGATAATCTCAGCTTGGAATCCAAGTGTTTTACCCGATACTACTATTTCTTTTGCTGAAAATGTTTCAAACAATAAGGCTGCTTTACCTCCTTGCCATGCTTTTTTTCAGTTTTATGTTACTGAAGGAAAATTATCTTGTCAATTATATCAACGTAGCGCTGATATTTTTTTAGGAGTTCCTTTTAATATTGCTTCATATGCATTATTAACACTTATGATGGCACAAGTTTGTAACTTAAAACCTGGTGACTTTATACATACATTTGGTGATGCTCACATTTATAACAATCATAAAGAACAAATAGACTTGCAATTATCTCGTGAACCAAGAGAATTACCTAAAATGGAAATTAACCCAAAAATTAATAATATCTTTGATTTTTCATTTGAGGATTTTAATTTAGTTAATTACAATCCCTATCCGCATATTAAAGGAACTGTATCTGTATAAATAAATTTAAAAAAGTTATAATTAGAAAAATGGACGCTCTACAATTAAAAAATAAAATAATTCAAAGAATCATTGAAATTGATGATGTGAATCTATTAAAATCTATTGAATTAATTTTCAATACTTCTGATAAGAATATTTCAAAATTTATCTCATTTATTCACGAAAACGTACAAGAAGAAAATTTAAGGGAAACTGAAGATTTTACAGCTTATATAAAAGAGTGGGTTAAAAGTATGTAAATTCAATTTCCATGGATGATAAATACGAAGTATACGAAAATGCTCGAAATCGCATAAAGCAAAAAAAGCGATTGTATTTTCATTTTGTATTTTTTTTAATTGGATCTGTATTTTTTATTGTACTCAATAAAGTTTTAAAAATTGGTGAAACTCTTTTCGAAAATTGGTTTGTTTGGGCAATACTTTTATGGTTATTTTTCTTAATAGTTCATTTTATAAACGTTTTTATTACCAATCGATTTATGGGTAAGGAATGGGAACGAAAACAACTAGATAAACTTGTTCTAAAACAGAAACAAAAAATTGCACAACTTGAAAAAAAAATAACTTCCAACACTCACCAAACTTCAGAATTTAAAAAAAAGGAAGATACTTTAAACAATTAAACAACAGAATGATAACCATTATTGCTGCAGTAGCTGAGAATAACGCTTTAGGAAAAGACAATAAATTGATATGGCATTTGCCCGCCGATTTAAAACGATTTAAAAAAGTAACAGCCAATCACCATGTAATTATGGGGAGAAAAACTTTTGAATCTTTAGGAAAGCCTCTTCCTAACAGAACTAATATAATTGTTACACGCAACACTAATTTTACAGCACAAAATTGTATCGTAGTAAACTCTTTACAGCAAGCTCTCGAATCTGTAAAAAATGATGAAAGTCCTTTTATTTTAGGTGGTGCTGAAATTTACAAACAAGCTATTAAAATTGCTGATAAACTTGATATAACCTTTGTTCATCACAAATTTGAAGCCGATGTTTTTTTTCCAGAAATAAACAAATCAATATGGAAAGAAACTTCAAGAAAAAATTTTAAGGCAGATGAAAAAAACAACTACAATTATAGCTTTGTAACTTTTGAACGAATTTAATTAATTGTTATAACAAAAGGCAATCTTGTTTGAATACCTCTTAGCTTTGAAAATTGTTTAACTGTTTGATAGATTTTGAAATTACTTTCACCTAATTCTTCTAGTATAATTTTGTTTTTAGATTTTACGAAAGGGAAATTACTTAATTTATCTTCTAAATCAACTTTATAACTTGGATAATTCCGAGTTTTATAATCTGTTATTTCAGCCAACTCAGCGGCATACAAAATAGCATCATTTAAATTACCTAATTCATCAACCAATCCTTTATTTAAAGCTTCAACTCCAGACCAAACTCTACCTTGAGCAATGCTATCAACAGCTTGTTTGCTCATATTTCTTCCTTTAGCAACTCTTTCTAAAAATATATTATAAATATTCTCAACACCTTCTGCTGTCACCAATCTAAACTTAGTTGACATAGGTTCAAAAACACTATAATTTGCTCCTGTATTGGTGCTTACTTGCTCTGCATTAATTCCTATATTTTTTGCTAGTTTACTAAAATTTGGAAGAATCCCAAAAACACCAATTGAACCTGTAATTGTAGTTGGTTCAGCAAAAATTCGGTCAGCATTACAAGATATATAGTATCCTCCTGATGCAGCCAAATTGCCCATAGATACAACTAAAGGTAATTTTTCTTTTGTCAATTCTAATTCTCTCCAAATCAACTCTGATGCTAAGGCACTACCTCCTGGTGAATTAACTCTCAACACAATTGCCTTCACTTTTTTATCTTTTCTTGCTTTTTTTAATGCTTTAATAATTAAGTACTGTCCTATTTTATCTTCATCTCCTTTGCCATAAATAATTTCACCTTGTGCATAAATAACGGCTATTTTATGAGGTGCAGTAGATAAAACTCGACCCTTTCCTTTTGAAATATAATTAGAAAGAGAAATTTTATTTAAATCATCATCTTTTGAAATTCCAGAAATTTTCTTTAATTTATCAACATATTCGTCTTCGTAAATAGCAGCATCAATAATATTATTTTCAATAGCTAACTTGGGTGTTCTAGCCAATAAATTATCTGCAATTTTGTTTAACTCAGTTATTGTTACACCTCTATTAGCAGAAATATCAACTAACATTTCATTCCAAATAGACTTTAAAAACGAAGATATTTGTTCTCTATTATTCTCACTCATTTCATTATATAGAAAAGGCTCAACAGCACTTTTATATTTTCCATGCCGTATTACTTCCATTTTAACACCTGTTTTCTCTTGTAAATCTTTATAAAATAACACTTCAGAAGACAATCCCTTAAAATCAATTCCACCTACTGGATTTACAAAAATAGAATCAGCAACAGAACTTAAATAATAAGATTTCTGATCATAAAAATCGGCATAAGCAAATATAAATTTGCCCGATTCCTTAAACTCAAAAAGTTTATCTCTAATAGCCTGCGTTTGAGCAATACCAGCATTAACACCTAGAGTTGAAATACTTATTCCTTTAATTTTATCATCTGTTTTAGCATTTTCAATTGCATTAATAACGGTATTTAATCCTAATTTTTTATCATTAAAACCTAACAACTCGTCTAAAGGATCATTACTTTTTGGGGCATAATCTTTTACTATATTCTCAAGTTTTAACTCTAAAACCGAATTACTTTTCAAAACCACTTTTTTGGTATCTCCAAAAGTTGCGGCTATTAACAAAAATAACATAACAATTAAGCCTAAGGCAATTAAAGTCCCAATAATTGATGCTGCCAAGTTTCTTAAAAAATTCATAGAAATATTAAATTTAAAAATGAAAAAACAAATAAATGTTTATAAGTTGAGCAACAAAGATATGTTTTTAAATGATACTTTTCTTTTCTTTGTATTCACTTTATGCAAATTGTACGAACCACATATTTATCCTTAGGAAGTAACCTTGGGAACAAGCTTGAAATTTTACAACAAGCGGTGGATTTAATTGCTAAAAACATTGGCTCAATTGCTAAAATTTCAACTGTTTATAAAACGGAATCATGGGGATTTAAAAGTGCTGATTTTTATAACATTTGCATACAAGTATTTACAAGTTTAAATCCGGAAGATTTACTAAAATCTATTCATGAAATTGAATTCTCTTTAGGTAGAACACAAGATTTATCTACTAAATACAACGCGAGAAGCATTGATATTGATGTTTTACTTTTTGATGATGAAATTATTTTTTCAAAAGAATTAATAGTTCCACATAAGAATATGTTGAAGCGTAAATTTGTAATGGTTCCCTTAGCTGAAATTGCACCTAATTTAATACACCCTATTGAAAAAAAACGTATTCAAACTTGTTTAAGCAATTGTACAGACAATGGTAAAATTGAAAATACTTATCTAAAGCTAAAACGTCCTATTTCTATTTCTGAAAAATATAATTACATAGCCATTGAAGGGAATATTGGTGCTGGCAAAACTACACTTACCAATATGATTGCCGAAGATTTTAATGCTAAAATAATATTAGAACGTTTCGCCGACAATCCTTTTTTACCTAAATTTTATGAAGATAAAGAACGATATGCTTTTCCTCTAGAAATGAGTTTTTTAGCTGATAGATACAGGCAACTTTCTGATGATTTAGCACAATTTGATTTATTTAAAAATTTTATTGTATCTGATTATTACATTTTTAAATCTTTAATTTTTGCGCAAGTAACATTGCCAAAAGATGAATATTTCTTATACCGAAGAATGTTCGATATTATGTATAAAGAAATTTCAAAACCAGATTTGTATATTTATTTATATCAGGAAACTCCCCGTTTAATTGAAAATATAAAAAAACGAGGAAGAGATTATGAGCAAAATATTGCCCCTGAATATTTAGATAAAATTCACAAAGGTTATTCAACTTTTATAAAAACTGAAGAAAATTTAAATACGCTCATTATTGATGTTTCTAAAAAAGATTTTGTACGTAATAAAGAAGATTACAAAGAAGTTATTGAACTTATAAAAAACGCTTAAAACTATCTATCTGAGTTACTTTTTCTTTAGTTCTAATTTCTCTGCAAAGAAGTCACAAAAATCATGCATAGTCGCACTCATTTTTTCATCATTAGTTGCACGTTCAAACGTATTTGCCATGGATACCAACGTTTGATAAAAAAAATACCTCATTTCATCTAAAGGCATATCTTTAGTCCATAAGTCCATTTTAAGTGTTTCTTTTGATTTTGGATTCCAAACTGAGACTAAAATAGCTTTAGCTTCTTCGTTTTTTATATTATTGTCTTCTGCAGACCAATGAATTTTTTCAGGAATTTTATTTTCGTCTAACCCTACTTTAAACTCTATTTTTGATGTATGTGCTACGGCCATTATTTTTTAGGTTTATATTTTGATTTTTTAAAAATTTCTTCAGCGTTTGTTTGCAGAAGTTCTTGCAAAGTTACATTATTATTGTTCATATATGAACGTACTATTTGCCACCCTAACCAAACTCCAATTCTACCAGGTGATTCTTTATCAATATCAATATAAAATTTTGAAAAAGGAGCATTCGTTATAAAACGTGTAAGCAAATCTGCATTAGTACTGTACAATAATTTGTTCTCAATAAAATACTTCCACAATTGAGATTCATTTGCTATGGCCCAACCTAGTTGGTCTTGGGTATATCCCATTTTTTGAGCATCAGAAAAAGTTGGTAAATAACGGTCTAATAAATACATCTTTTTCCCTTCGTTAATTATTAAATTTAAAAATTGACGGCTTCTATCGGGGATAAAATAACGTTCACTTATAGCTGTTGCAATATCAACAACCAATTGAGACTTGTTAAAATTTTGGGATAAGTATTTTGGGAAATCGCTATACACATTACTGTTTTTCCCTAAATACATATCTAAAGAAACAAACAGTAAACTATCTGCATAAATTACTTTATTTTCATAATCTAAATTTGTTATTAACGTAATTATTTTAGGAGGTTTAAAACTTGAATGATAATATTTTACGTGCTTAAATAAATTTATTATATGTTTTTTTACAGTATCAATATTTTTAAAAACATTTTGTGTTTCTTGAAATAATTCAGCTTCATTTTTAATTTTATTCAACCAAATACTATCATTTTTAATAGGAAATAAATATGGATATTCTTTTTCAATATTAGGTAACGTTTTTTTGTTTGCTGTATAAAATTTTTGCTCAAACCTATCAATGTTAACAGTTACTTTAATATTTGAAACATCAACCTCTTTTTTTGTTGTAGTAGTACAAGAAACTCCCAATAATAAAATGAAAATGGAAATATAAACTCTATTCATTAATTTCTATCTTTACGCCGTTAATTTAAATAACGACAAAAATATTAAATTAGTTTAATAGAAACCTTTAAATCTTGTTTTAAAACTCGATACCTATGCCTATAAAAATAGCTATTGCTCAAATAAACACAACTGTTGGAGATATTAATGGAAATTTTGAAAAAATAATTTCCAATATTAATAGTGCTAAAACCGAAAAAGCTGAGTTGGTGGTATTCCCTGAATTGACTTTAACAGGATACCCTCCACGTGATCTATTAATAAAAAAAAGCTTTATTAAAAAAAATATTGAAATTCTTCATAATATAGTTGAACACACAAAAAACATTGCTGTTGTTGTTGGTTTTGTTGATGAAAAAAATGGAAAGCTATTCAATGCTGCCGCACTAATTGAGAATCAAAAAATTATAGGTATTTATCATAAAATTCATTTGCCAAACTACGATGTTTTTGATGAAAAGCGTTATTTTACAGCAGGAAATTCAACTGCTATTTACACTTTAAAAGGCGTAAAAATAGGACTTACCATTTGTGAAGATATTTGGATTGATAACGGCCCTGCTACAGATTTAAAACAAAAAGGAGCAGAATTAATTATCAATATATCTGCTTCACCATTTCACGCAGGTAAAGACAAAATTAGACTAAATGTAGTTGCAAAACAAGCCAAAGAAAATAACATTCCTATAGTTTATTGCAACTTAATTGGAGGGCAAGATGATTTAATTTTTGATGGTAGAAGCTATGTTATAAACAACCAAGGAAAGTTAGTACAACAAAGTAAAGCATTTGCTGAAGAATTGAGTTATATTTCTAATATTCAAACAAAAAATGAAATCGATTTTATTGAAAATGAAAACGAATCTATATATAAGGCATTGGTTTTAGGCGTTAAAGATTATTTTAGAAAAAATGGCTTTAAAAATGCAATTATTGGTTTAAGTGGCGGTATTGATTCAGCCTTAACTGCTGCAATTGCTGTAGAGGCCTTAGGTAATGTTAATGTAAAGGGTGTAAGTATGCCAAGTAAATTTTCATCTGAAGGAAGTATTTCAGATTCATTAGCATTGGCAAAAAATTTGAATATTCCTTGTGAAATAATTCCTATTAAAAATATTTATATAAGTTATTTAGACTCCTTGAAAAATCAATTTTCAAATACTAAATTTAATGTTGCAGAAGAAAATATTCAAGCCAGAATTAGAGGAAATATTTTAATGGCACTTTCTAATAAATTTGGATATTTGGTGCTTACTACAGGAAACAAATCAGAAAGCTCTGTTGGTTATTCAACACTTTATGGGGATATGGCTGGTGGTTTAGCCGTAATTTCAGATGTGTTAAAAACTAAAGTTTATGAATTATCAACTTACATAAATAATGTAAATGGAAAAGAAATTATACCTGTTTCTACCATTACCAAACCACCGTCTGCAGAATTAAGAGAAGACCAAAAGGATTCAGATTCATTGCCAGAATATGATATCTTAGACCCTATTTTAAGAGCTTATGTAGAAGACGATTTAAGTAGTGAACAAATTATTGATTTAGGTTTTGAAAAAAGTGTTGTAGTTAAAATTATTGGTTTAGTTGATAGAAATGAATACAAACGACAACAAGCTGCTTTAGGTTTACGAATTACTTCTAGGGCTTTTGGACAGGGAAGAAGAATGCCTATAACAAACCGTTGGAAAGATGAATAATTTAGATTTAAACAACTCTATTTAACCGTTCAAATAATCGTAATTTTAAGTTCGTATAATTTACAACTGTTTCCAAAACCTGTTCCCTTTCATCAATATTTTCGTTTACGGAAATTAATGAGTTAATTTTTTCTTCAATAAGTACACGACGTAAATTATAGATAGCATCTAATACCATTTTAGCCAAGTCTTTTTCTTTGCTTTTAATAACAATATTTTTCCGTTTCCAATCACTCAATGTATGTTTTTCTTCATCCATTAAAATATTGGTTACCAAATTTGCAATTTCAGTATTTGAATGATTTATAAATGCATCAACTAAAATAGATTTACTTTGGTTTAGCTGGTGTATTATTTCATAATAAATTTGTTTAAAATTTTCATCGGTAAATTCAACTTCATCTTCCTGCAAATTCAAATAAATTTCGTTAGAAACTACATTTTTAAAATATTCTTTTTTCAAAGGAGTTACTTCATTATCATCTACTTCTTCACCAGCAATAAAATTTTC contains the following coding sequences:
- a CDS encoding bifunctional nuclease family protein produces the protein MSSLVRLNIKGISYSQTQSGAYALVLSEVDGPRTLPIVIGAFEAQSIAIALEKEIKPPRPLTHDLFKTFADRFHIVIKQVIIHKLVDGIFFSSLICERDKIEEIIDTRTSDAIALATRFNAPIFTYENILDQAGIYLKMKDDLATENSPLSIENLIDDEPAKESSFSKDTLKQLNKKLNEAIEQENYELAAKIRDEINKRT
- a CDS encoding nucleoside permease; protein product: MNIKLRLTILNFLELFVFGAWLISLGGYLGGQLHFEGIQIGKIFTTLGIASLVMPGIVGIIADKYLNAQKLLGILHIIGAGFMFFLAQTKDFDTFFWMMLGYLTVYMPTLGLVNTVSYSILTSNKLDIIKVFPKIRVWGTIGFIVAEVAVGTLGWAQNNMQFYFAMGISLLMGIYAFTIPNVPLSKSENKSLIQRLGLDAFVLFKEYKMAVFFIFATLLGVVLQISNAWASEFLRSFTADYPNSFAVTNSNTIIALSQVSETLFILTIPFFLKRFGIKTVMIMSMLAWFLRFGLFGVAAPEGIGLGYLIMSMVVYGAAFDFFNISGSLFIETETDSKYRGSAQGLFVLLTNGVGAVLGGMGSGFVVQHFTTETGRDWLSIWLVFAAYALILAIVFRLIFKYKHNPEVIKEIKH
- a CDS encoding thymidylate synthase: MKQYLDLIKHVRDNGIIKEDRTGTGTKSVFGYQMRFDLSKGFPMLTTKKLHLKSIIYELLWFLKGDTNIKYLNENGVKIWDAWADENGDLGPVYGHQWRNWNSEGIDQIKEVIETIKTNPDSRRMIISAWNPSVLPDTTISFAENVSNNKAALPPCHAFFQFYVTEGKLSCQLYQRSADIFLGVPFNIASYALLTLMMAQVCNLKPGDFIHTFGDAHIYNNHKEQIDLQLSREPRELPKMEINPKINNIFDFSFEDFNLVNYNPYPHIKGTVSV
- a CDS encoding 2TM domain-containing protein; amino-acid sequence: MDDKYEVYENARNRIKQKKRLYFHFVFFLIGSVFFIVLNKVLKIGETLFENWFVWAILLWLFFLIVHFINVFITNRFMGKEWERKQLDKLVLKQKQKIAQLEKKITSNTHQTSEFKKKEDTLNN
- a CDS encoding dihydrofolate reductase, with protein sequence MITIIAAVAENNALGKDNKLIWHLPADLKRFKKVTANHHVIMGRKTFESLGKPLPNRTNIIVTRNTNFTAQNCIVVNSLQQALESVKNDESPFILGGAEIYKQAIKIADKLDITFVHHKFEADVFFPEINKSIWKETSRKNFKADEKNNYNYSFVTFERI
- the sppA gene encoding signal peptide peptidase SppA, whose amino-acid sequence is MNFLRNLAASIIGTLIALGLIVMLFLLIAATFGDTKKVVLKSNSVLELKLENIVKDYAPKSNDPLDELLGFNDKKLGLNTVINAIENAKTDDKIKGISISTLGVNAGIAQTQAIRDKLFEFKESGKFIFAYADFYDQKSYYLSSVADSIFVNPVGGIDFKGLSSEVLFYKDLQEKTGVKMEVIRHGKYKSAVEPFLYNEMSENNREQISSFLKSIWNEMLVDISANRGVTITELNKIADNLLARTPKLAIENNIIDAAIYEDEYVDKLKKISGISKDDDLNKISLSNYISKGKGRVLSTAPHKIAVIYAQGEIIYGKGDEDKIGQYLIIKALKKARKDKKVKAIVLRVNSPGGSALASELIWRELELTKEKLPLVVSMGNLAASGGYYISCNADRIFAEPTTITGSIGVFGILPNFSKLAKNIGINAEQVSTNTGANYSVFEPMSTKFRLVTAEGVENIYNIFLERVAKGRNMSKQAVDSIAQGRVWSGVEALNKGLVDELGNLNDAILYAAELAEITDYKTRNYPSYKVDLEDKLSNFPFVKSKNKIILEELGESNFKIYQTVKQFSKLRGIQTRLPFVITIN
- the folK gene encoding 2-amino-4-hydroxy-6-hydroxymethyldihydropteridine diphosphokinase — translated: MQIVRTTYLSLGSNLGNKLEILQQAVDLIAKNIGSIAKISTVYKTESWGFKSADFYNICIQVFTSLNPEDLLKSIHEIEFSLGRTQDLSTKYNARSIDIDVLLFDDEIIFSKELIVPHKNMLKRKFVMVPLAEIAPNLIHPIEKKRIQTCLSNCTDNGKIENTYLKLKRPISISEKYNYIAIEGNIGAGKTTLTNMIAEDFNAKIILERFADNPFLPKFYEDKERYAFPLEMSFLADRYRQLSDDLAQFDLFKNFIVSDYYIFKSLIFAQVTLPKDEYFLYRRMFDIMYKEISKPDLYIYLYQETPRLIENIKKRGRDYEQNIAPEYLDKIHKGYSTFIKTEENLNTLIIDVSKKDFVRNKEDYKEVIELIKNA
- the gldC gene encoding gliding motility protein GldC → MAVAHTSKIEFKVGLDENKIPEKIHWSAEDNNIKNEEAKAILVSVWNPKSKETLKMDLWTKDMPLDEMRYFFYQTLVSMANTFERATNDEKMSATMHDFCDFFAEKLELKKK
- the gldB gene encoding gliding motility lipoprotein GldB, which translates into the protein MNRVYISIFILLLGVSCTTTTKKEVDVSNIKVTVNIDRFEQKFYTANKKTLPNIEKEYPYLFPIKNDSIWLNKIKNEAELFQETQNVFKNIDTVKKHIINLFKHVKYYHSSFKPPKIITLITNLDYENKVIYADSLLFVSLDMYLGKNSNVYSDFPKYLSQNFNKSQLVVDIATAISERYFIPDRSRQFLNLIINEGKKMYLLDRYLPTFSDAQKMGYTQDQLGWAIANESQLWKYFIENKLLYSTNADLLTRFITNAPFSKFYIDIDKESPGRIGVWLGWQIVRSYMNNNNVTLQELLQTNAEEIFKKSKYKPKK
- a CDS encoding NAD+ synthase — its product is MPIKIAIAQINTTVGDINGNFEKIISNINSAKTEKAELVVFPELTLTGYPPRDLLIKKSFIKKNIEILHNIVEHTKNIAVVVGFVDEKNGKLFNAAALIENQKIIGIYHKIHLPNYDVFDEKRYFTAGNSTAIYTLKGVKIGLTICEDIWIDNGPATDLKQKGAELIINISASPFHAGKDKIRLNVVAKQAKENNIPIVYCNLIGGQDDLIFDGRSYVINNQGKLVQQSKAFAEELSYISNIQTKNEIDFIENENESIYKALVLGVKDYFRKNGFKNAIIGLSGGIDSALTAAIAVEALGNVNVKGVSMPSKFSSEGSISDSLALAKNLNIPCEIIPIKNIYISYLDSLKNQFSNTKFNVAEENIQARIRGNILMALSNKFGYLVLTTGNKSESSVGYSTLYGDMAGGLAVISDVLKTKVYELSTYINNVNGKEIIPVSTITKPPSAELREDQKDSDSLPEYDILDPILRAYVEDDLSSEQIIDLGFEKSVVVKIIGLVDRNEYKRQQAALGLRITSRAFGQGRRMPITNRWKDE